A stretch of Fluviicola sp. DNA encodes these proteins:
- a CDS encoding methylmalonyl-CoA mutase family protein, with product MEQQAPYKSKNNIRIVTAASLFDGHDAAINIMRRIIQSTGCEVIHLGHDRSVEEVVDTAIQEDAQAIAMTSYQGGHTEYFKYMYDLLKEKGAPHIKIFGGGGGTILLSEIEELQNYGITRLYHPDDGRALGLQGMINDLVERSDYPVGDVLNGEVNHLAEKHVPSIARLISAAENYPEMAAPIMSQVHEMAAKNDVPVLGITGTGGAGKSSLVDELVRRFLMDFTDKQIAVVSVDPSKRKTGGALLGDRIRMNAIKNNRVYMRSLATRQSNLALSKHVAEAIQILKAANYDLIILETSGIGQSDTEILDHSDVSLYVMTPEYGAATQLEKIDMLDFADVIALNKFDKRGALDALRDVRKQFQRNHNLWDKNVDEMPVFGTIASQFNDPGMNTLYKVIMDKVKDKTNAPLDSKFEITKEMSEKIFVIPPDRTRYLSEISENNRNFDKWVNKQVDVADKLYGLQRSIETLQASSMDDKDRLVKGVQEAFETVKRDLDPHNWQILEAWEAKKASYAAPEFIFKVRDKELRMATHTESLSHTQIPKVALPKFKSWGDILRWSLQENVPGEFPYTSGLFPFKREGEDPTRMFAGEGGPERTNRRFHYVSLGMPAKRLSTAFDSVTLYGNDPDLRPDIYGKVGNSGVSICCLDDAKKLYSGFDLSHPATSVSMTINGPAPMLLGFFMNAAIDQNCEKYIKANGLEKETEAKIAAIYKAKGVDRPKYQGELPEGNDGLGLMLLGVTGDQVLPADVYAEIKTETLKQVRGTVQADILKEDQAQNTCIFSTEFALRLMGDVQQYFIEKQVRNFYSVSISGYHIAEAGANPITQLAFTLANGFTYVEYYLSRGMDINAFGPNLSFFFSNGIDPEYAVIGRVARRIWAKALAKKYGANARAQMLKYHIQTSGRSLHAQEIDFNDIRTTLQALYAIYDNCNSLHTNAYDEAITTPTEESVRRAMAIQLIINRELGLAKNENPLQGSFIIEELTDLVEEAVLSEFDRITERGGVLGAMETMYQRSKIQEESLYYETLKHNGDFPIIGVNTFLSSKGSPTVEPKEVIRASEEEKQYQITMLKALHENHKDKLDAMLSELQRTAIQNKNIFEQLMEVCKYASLGQITKSLFEVGGQYRRNM from the coding sequence ATGGAGCAACAAGCACCCTACAAATCCAAAAACAATATCCGGATTGTTACAGCAGCATCCTTGTTTGACGGGCATGACGCGGCAATCAATATCATGCGCCGGATCATTCAGTCAACCGGTTGTGAGGTTATTCACTTAGGCCATGACCGCTCGGTGGAAGAAGTGGTGGATACCGCTATCCAGGAAGATGCGCAGGCCATTGCGATGACATCTTACCAGGGAGGACATACGGAGTATTTCAAGTACATGTATGATTTGCTAAAGGAAAAAGGTGCTCCGCATATTAAGATCTTCGGTGGAGGAGGAGGAACGATCCTGCTTTCTGAAATTGAAGAATTACAAAATTACGGGATCACGCGTTTGTATCACCCGGATGATGGCCGTGCACTTGGATTGCAGGGAATGATCAACGATTTGGTGGAGCGTTCGGATTACCCGGTTGGAGATGTGCTGAACGGTGAAGTGAATCATTTGGCGGAAAAACATGTTCCGTCAATTGCACGTTTGATCTCCGCAGCTGAAAATTATCCTGAAATGGCGGCGCCGATCATGAGCCAGGTTCACGAAATGGCGGCTAAGAACGATGTTCCTGTTTTGGGAATTACAGGTACTGGTGGTGCCGGAAAATCTTCGTTGGTGGACGAATTGGTGCGCCGTTTCCTGATGGATTTCACGGACAAGCAAATTGCAGTAGTTTCTGTGGATCCGTCAAAAAGAAAGACGGGAGGTGCATTGTTGGGTGACCGTATCCGTATGAATGCGATCAAAAACAATCGTGTTTACATGCGTTCATTAGCGACTCGTCAGTCAAATCTGGCCTTGTCCAAGCACGTTGCGGAAGCCATCCAGATTTTGAAAGCAGCCAATTACGACCTGATCATCCTGGAAACTTCCGGGATCGGGCAGTCAGATACGGAAATTTTAGATCACTCCGATGTTTCTTTATATGTAATGACTCCGGAATACGGAGCTGCAACCCAGTTGGAGAAAATCGACATGCTGGACTTTGCGGATGTGATTGCATTGAACAAATTCGATAAAAGAGGAGCTTTGGATGCTTTGCGTGATGTTCGCAAGCAATTCCAGCGAAACCATAATTTGTGGGATAAGAATGTAGACGAAATGCCTGTTTTCGGGACTATCGCTTCTCAGTTCAACGATCCGGGAATGAATACTTTGTATAAAGTGATCATGGATAAGGTGAAAGATAAAACAAATGCTCCTTTGGATTCCAAATTCGAGATCACGAAGGAAATGTCTGAAAAAATCTTCGTTATTCCGCCTGACAGAACCCGTTACTTGTCTGAAATTTCCGAGAACAACCGGAACTTTGACAAATGGGTGAACAAGCAGGTAGATGTAGCGGATAAATTATACGGTTTGCAGCGTTCGATCGAAACACTTCAGGCAAGCTCCATGGACGATAAAGACCGCTTGGTGAAAGGTGTTCAGGAAGCATTTGAAACGGTAAAACGCGATCTGGATCCGCACAACTGGCAAATCCTGGAAGCATGGGAAGCAAAAAAAGCATCCTATGCAGCACCGGAATTCATTTTCAAAGTACGTGATAAGGAATTGCGCATGGCTACCCATACCGAATCACTTTCTCATACACAGATTCCGAAAGTGGCCCTTCCGAAATTCAAATCGTGGGGAGATATTTTGCGCTGGTCTTTGCAGGAAAATGTTCCGGGAGAATTTCCTTACACTTCCGGTTTATTCCCGTTCAAACGCGAAGGAGAAGACCCTACGCGTATGTTTGCCGGTGAAGGTGGCCCGGAAAGAACCAACCGCCGTTTCCATTACGTGAGTTTGGGAATGCCGGCAAAACGTTTGTCAACAGCTTTCGATTCGGTAACATTATATGGTAACGACCCGGATTTGAGACCGGATATTTACGGGAAAGTAGGAAACTCCGGAGTTTCAATCTGTTGTTTGGACGATGCAAAAAAATTGTATTCCGGTTTCGACCTGTCGCATCCGGCGACTTCAGTTTCCATGACTATCAACGGTCCGGCACCGATGCTCCTTGGTTTCTTCATGAATGCTGCCATTGATCAGAACTGCGAAAAGTACATCAAGGCAAACGGGTTGGAGAAAGAAACAGAAGCGAAGATCGCAGCTATCTATAAAGCAAAAGGGGTAGACCGCCCGAAATACCAGGGAGAACTTCCGGAAGGAAATGACGGACTGGGACTGATGCTTTTGGGTGTTACCGGAGACCAGGTGCTTCCGGCAGATGTTTATGCTGAAATTAAGACAGAAACACTGAAGCAGGTTCGCGGAACCGTTCAGGCAGATATTTTGAAAGAAGATCAGGCGCAGAACACCTGTATTTTCTCTACCGAATTTGCATTGCGCCTGATGGGTGACGTGCAGCAATACTTTATTGAAAAGCAGGTGCGCAATTTCTATTCCGTATCTATTTCGGGATACCACATTGCGGAAGCCGGTGCAAATCCGATCACGCAGCTGGCATTTACGTTGGCAAACGGGTTCACGTATGTCGAGTATTACCTGAGCCGTGGAATGGATATCAATGCATTCGGGCCGAACCTGTCATTCTTCTTCTCCAACGGAATCGATCCGGAATACGCGGTAATCGGCCGTGTGGCAAGAAGAATCTGGGCAAAAGCGCTTGCCAAAAAATACGGGGCAAATGCACGTGCCCAAATGTTGAAATACCACATTCAGACTTCCGGACGCTCTTTGCATGCGCAGGAAATCGATTTCAACGATATCCGTACGACGTTACAGGCTCTGTATGCGATCTATGATAACTGTAATTCATTGCATACCAATGCGTATGATGAAGCGATTACTACGCCTACGGAAGAATCCGTACGCAGAGCGATGGCTATTCAGCTGATCATCAACCGCGAATTGGGATTGGCGAAAAATGAAAACCCGCTGCAAGGCTCATTCATCATCGAAGAATTGACTGATCTGGTGGAAGAAGCTGTATTGTCGGAATTTGACCGTATTACTGAGCGCGGAGGTGTTTTGGGAGCAATGGAAACCATGTACCAGCGTTCAAAGATCCAGGAAGAATCCTTGTATTATGAAACATTGAAGCATAATGGAGATTTCCCGATCATCGGTGTAAATACTTTCTTAAGTTCCAAAGGTTCTCCGACCGTAGAACCGAAAGAAGTGATCCGTGCTTCCGAAGAAGAAAAGCAATACCAGATCACCATGCTGAAAGCTTTGCATGAGAATCACAAAGATAAACTGGATGCCATGCTGAGTGAATTGCAGCGAACAGCAATCCAGAATAAAAATATCTTCGAACAATTGATGGAGGTGTGTAAATATGCTTCTTTGGGTCAGATTACCAAATCCTTATTCGAGGTAGGAGGTCAGTACCGCAGAAATATGTAA
- a CDS encoding PKD domain-containing protein yields MKKIVIPFIVCSFWMKESFAQTYNMPAGTNTVSTCSGTFYDSGGSGGNYTYNDNRTYTICPSVAGNKARVTFTSFATELNFDFLYIYDGNSTAAPLIGAFSGSTSPGVITASTSNASGCLTFRFTSDGSILSPSTFAGWAATVSCIVPCQSITSNWVSSNEAPEPDGIIRICQGQSINLVGSGTFGTSGTGATYAWNMGNGVTVSGANINYTYPAAGSYLANLIITDPSGCTNTNNLNRNIQVSTTPTITSTATPSTLCTNQTSAFAANVTMTTYTVNCTPPVSGTTFLPDGSGASYSTSITTNCYPPGSTVTSISDITNICLNMEHSYSGDLSMRITCPNGQNVSILTYPSGTGSANLGTPWATAPVDGSSTTTTPGTGANYCFAMGGAAWASAPVSGGTFVSGNGPGTYTDTYIPAGTYAPIQSFAGLVGCPLNGNWTITVTDNLASDNGYIFNWDINFSTALVTASSFTPTIVSQGWVAVPTLTSTGSTTANVVPTNQGTPCFTYSVTDNFGCTYTHPQCITVNCGASLPVGLVSFDATAVNNQSVRLTWETSMEQNNDYFVVERSASGFEGWQPVSTVDGAGDSQTANYYTTSDEVPLNGVSYYRLKQIDFDGQVRVHETESVYIDITGMNDLIIFPNPATDQVTIQGDIVSLSTFQLLNAMGQDVRVQVPSFKPNNGALVLDISLLSAGIYVIKNGAKVYALVKR; encoded by the coding sequence ATGAAAAAGATAGTAATACCCTTTATTGTGTGTTCTTTCTGGATGAAAGAATCTTTTGCTCAGACCTATAATATGCCTGCGGGAACGAATACGGTTTCTACCTGCAGCGGAACTTTTTACGATTCGGGAGGAAGCGGGGGAAACTACACCTACAACGATAACCGGACTTATACCATTTGTCCCAGCGTTGCAGGCAACAAGGCACGGGTCACTTTTACCTCTTTTGCCACGGAACTCAATTTTGATTTCCTTTATATCTATGACGGGAACAGTACGGCAGCACCTTTGATCGGAGCTTTTTCCGGAAGTACCAGTCCGGGAGTCATCACTGCATCCACCAGCAATGCTTCCGGCTGTCTGACTTTCCGGTTCACTTCCGACGGAAGTATTTTGTCTCCTTCTACCTTTGCGGGCTGGGCGGCAACAGTCAGCTGTATTGTCCCTTGTCAAAGCATTACCTCCAATTGGGTAAGCTCGAACGAGGCACCCGAGCCGGATGGAATTATCCGCATTTGCCAGGGCCAAAGTATCAACCTGGTGGGAAGCGGAACCTTCGGTACATCAGGGACGGGAGCAACCTATGCCTGGAATATGGGGAACGGGGTAACTGTCAGCGGAGCAAATATCAATTACACGTATCCGGCGGCAGGAAGTTACCTGGCAAACCTGATCATTACCGATCCCAGCGGTTGTACCAATACCAATAACCTGAACCGGAATATCCAGGTTTCCACAACACCAACCATTACCAGTACGGCAACACCATCTACCTTATGTACGAACCAGACTTCGGCTTTCGCGGCGAACGTTACAATGACAACTTATACTGTGAACTGTACGCCGCCTGTTTCGGGCACAACCTTCCTTCCGGATGGTTCCGGAGCTTCATACTCGACTTCCATTACAACCAATTGTTATCCTCCGGGATCCACGGTTACTTCCATATCCGATATCACGAATATCTGTCTGAATATGGAGCATTCCTATTCGGGTGACTTGTCGATGCGGATTACTTGTCCCAACGGGCAGAATGTGAGTATTTTGACTTATCCTTCGGGAACGGGATCCGCAAACCTGGGAACTCCATGGGCAACAGCGCCGGTTGACGGAAGTTCTACGACAACTACACCTGGAACCGGTGCCAATTACTGTTTTGCAATGGGCGGAGCAGCCTGGGCAAGTGCGCCGGTATCCGGTGGTACATTTGTGAGTGGTAACGGTCCCGGAACTTATACCGATACCTACATCCCGGCAGGAACCTATGCACCGATTCAGAGTTTTGCCGGTTTGGTGGGATGCCCGCTCAACGGAAACTGGACCATTACAGTAACAGACAACCTGGCTTCAGATAACGGGTACATTTTTAACTGGGATATCAATTTCAGCACGGCCCTGGTTACAGCTTCTTCTTTCACTCCGACAATCGTATCACAAGGGTGGGTGGCAGTTCCTACTTTAACAAGTACCGGGAGTACCACGGCAAACGTGGTTCCGACCAACCAGGGAACTCCTTGTTTTACCTATAGTGTGACTGATAATTTCGGATGTACCTATACGCATCCGCAGTGTATTACGGTAAATTGCGGAGCTTCTCTGCCGGTCGGGCTGGTTAGTTTCGATGCTACAGCTGTCAATAATCAATCCGTGCGATTGACCTGGGAAACCAGTATGGAGCAGAACAACGATTATTTTGTGGTGGAGCGTTCTGCGAGTGGTTTTGAAGGATGGCAGCCGGTTTCAACCGTCGACGGTGCGGGTGATTCCCAAACGGCCAATTACTATACAACATCGGATGAGGTGCCTTTGAACGGTGTTTCTTATTACAGGCTGAAACAAATTGACTTCGATGGCCAGGTGCGGGTGCACGAAACAGAATCCGTGTACATAGACATAACAGGAATGAACGACCTGATCATATTTCCGAATCCGGCCACTGACCAGGTTACTATACAGGGCGATATAGTTTCTCTGAGTACATTCCAGTTGTTAAACGCAATGGGGCAGGATGTCCGGGTGCAGGTGCCTTCATTTAAACCGAATAATGGTGCGCTGGTTTTGGATATTTCATTACTCAGCGCAGGAATATATGTGATCAAGAACGGAGCGAAAGTGTATGCTCTCGTAAAAAGATAA
- a CDS encoding CUB domain-containing protein yields MKRLLLVGAVIFSITAKAQTINMANGSSSACSGTFYDSGGSGGNYTDGQNLTYTICPSTAGQSIQVAFSTLNIESGWDYLYIYNGNSTGAPLIGTYTGTTSPGTIVSSAANGCLTFRFTSDGSVNYSGWVATISCVAPPPPTIVMGTGSTSACAATFLDPGGTGNYPNSANYTYTICPSTAGAKVQAAFTSFQTEASWDYLYIYDGNSTGATLIGTYSGGTSPGTVIASAANTSGCLTFRFTSDGSVTYAGWTATISCVVTCQTISSNWVSSNEAPDVDGVIRICQGQSINLVGSGTFGTSGTGATYAWNMGNGVTVSGANINYTYPVIGSYLANLVITDPNGCTNSNSINRNIQVSTTPTITTSATPATLCTNQTSALAATVTMTPYTVNCTPPVSGTTFLPDGSGVSYSTSITTNCYSPSATITAATDVTNVCLNIEHSFLGDLDIRLVCPNGQSISLKDYPGGGGTYLGGALDDGGTGPGVGATYCFTPSASVLLVNGGTVTAGNPAGASIAPGNYMPANSFSGLIGCPMNGNWTIQVTDHLAIDNGYIFNWDINFSAAVLSAASYTPTIVSQGWSASPILSSTGATTANVTPTNQGTPCFVYSITDNFGCTYNSSPQCITVNCGTSLPIGLVSFEATAVDNAAVRLNWETSTEQNNDYFVVERSVSGADGWEEIAMVDGAGNSQVPNDYYTIDHMPLNGISYYRLKQVDFDGQERIHEMESVYIDMAGVNDLVIFPNPATDLVTVRGDLVSLSTFRLLNTVGQDVRMNVISYKQGDGTLVLDISTLRAGVYMIRNGSKMYSLIKQ; encoded by the coding sequence ATGAAAAGACTATTACTAGTTGGAGCAGTGATCTTTTCGATTACTGCCAAGGCTCAAACTATCAATATGGCAAATGGTTCTTCCAGTGCGTGTTCGGGAACTTTCTATGATTCAGGAGGTTCAGGAGGAAATTATACTGACGGGCAGAACCTGACTTACACGATTTGTCCTTCCACAGCCGGACAATCGATCCAGGTTGCTTTTTCAACTCTGAATATTGAATCAGGCTGGGATTATTTGTACATCTATAATGGAAATTCAACCGGTGCACCATTAATCGGGACCTATACCGGTACAACGAGTCCGGGTACCATTGTTTCTTCCGCTGCGAACGGTTGTTTGACCTTCCGGTTCACTTCAGACGGAAGTGTCAATTATTCAGGTTGGGTGGCTACAATCAGTTGTGTTGCACCACCACCGCCAACTATTGTCATGGGAACAGGATCAACATCTGCCTGTGCCGCTACTTTTCTGGATCCGGGAGGAACAGGAAATTATCCGAATAGTGCAAACTATACCTATACGATTTGCCCGTCAACAGCAGGAGCGAAAGTACAGGCTGCTTTCACTTCTTTCCAAACAGAAGCTTCCTGGGATTATTTATACATTTATGATGGAAACTCAACAGGAGCTACGCTGATCGGTACCTACTCCGGAGGAACAAGTCCGGGAACAGTGATAGCCTCGGCGGCAAACACTTCAGGATGTCTGACTTTCCGCTTCACTTCGGACGGTTCGGTCACCTACGCCGGTTGGACAGCCACGATATCATGTGTAGTAACCTGTCAGACCATTTCTTCCAACTGGGTAAGTTCGAATGAAGCTCCGGACGTTGATGGTGTCATACGCATTTGCCAGGGACAAAGTATCAACCTGGTAGGAAGTGGAACATTCGGGACTTCCGGAACGGGAGCTACATACGCCTGGAATATGGGGAACGGAGTTACGGTCAGTGGTGCAAATATCAATTATACTTATCCGGTAATCGGAAGTTACCTCGCGAACCTGGTCATTACCGATCCGAACGGTTGTACAAACTCCAATTCTATTAACCGGAACATCCAGGTTTCTACCACGCCAACCATTACGACTTCTGCCACGCCGGCTACTTTGTGTACGAACCAGACATCTGCGCTGGCTGCTACGGTAACAATGACTCCGTATACGGTAAATTGTACACCGCCGGTTTCCGGAACGACCTTTCTTCCGGACGGTTCGGGAGTTTCCTATAGTACCTCCATCACGACCAATTGTTACAGTCCAAGTGCTACGATCACTGCTGCAACTGACGTTACGAATGTGTGTCTGAATATCGAGCACTCATTCCTGGGGGATTTGGATATCCGGTTGGTTTGTCCGAACGGGCAATCGATCAGTTTGAAAGATTATCCGGGTGGAGGAGGAACATACCTTGGCGGAGCGCTGGATGACGGAGGGACCGGACCGGGAGTAGGGGCGACCTATTGTTTCACACCATCAGCCTCCGTATTATTGGTAAACGGTGGAACGGTTACTGCGGGGAATCCTGCCGGGGCTTCCATAGCTCCCGGAAATTACATGCCGGCAAATTCTTTCTCCGGGTTAATTGGTTGTCCGATGAACGGAAACTGGACCATCCAGGTAACGGATCACCTGGCAATCGATAACGGTTATATTTTCAACTGGGATATCAATTTCAGTGCTGCTGTGCTTTCAGCAGCGTCGTATACACCAACGATCGTTTCACAAGGGTGGTCTGCCAGCCCGATTCTTTCCAGTACCGGTGCAACGACTGCGAATGTGACTCCGACCAACCAGGGAACACCTTGTTTTGTTTACAGCATAACCGACAATTTCGGATGTACCTATAACAGTTCTCCGCAGTGTATTACGGTAAATTGCGGTACTTCCCTGCCGATTGGCCTGGTAAGTTTCGAGGCTACGGCGGTGGACAATGCGGCCGTGAGATTAAACTGGGAAACCAGTACGGAGCAGAACAATGATTACTTTGTGGTGGAAAGATCGGTGAGCGGTGCTGACGGTTGGGAAGAAATAGCGATGGTAGACGGCGCAGGAAATTCCCAGGTGCCGAATGATTATTATACAATAGATCATATGCCTTTGAACGGGATTTCCTATTACCGGTTGAAACAAGTTGATTTTGACGGACAGGAGCGTATCCATGAAATGGAATCTGTTTACATAGATATGGCAGGTGTCAATGACCTGGTTATTTTCCCGAATCCCGCAACAGACCTGGTTACCGTGCGGGGCGACCTGGTTTCATTGAGTACATTCCGTCTGTTGAATACCGTGGGACAGGATGTGCGGATGAACGTGATTTCCTATAAGCAGGGAGACGGGACCTTGGTCCTGGATATTTCGACTTTAAGAGCCGGAGTTTACATGATCAGGAACGGATCAAAAATGTATTCATTGATAAAGCAATAA
- a CDS encoding PKD domain-containing protein, which yields MKTIFTLLRTAVLGGILMLNSQFLHAQTDECATAPALVVGTSCGLTNWTVASTFTNSAIAYPACAGGSFRDGWYSFVATSTTSYINCTNNDRTMALAVYSSCAAASLLGCADAVATTGTESLTITTTVGATYYVRIIRTNNNNANDMTGTICVTSTVPAPSITMVNGSTSTCGATFLDPGGTGNYANNSSYTYTICPSTAGARLKAIFTAFATESGYDYLYIYDGNSTGATLLGTYSGSTSPGTVQASAGNASGCLTFRFTSDGSNVAAGWSANISCVLSCQSITSNWVSSNEAPEPDGVIRLCQGQSVNLVGSGTFGTSGTGATYAWNMGNGVTVSGANINYTYPAVGSYLVNLIVTDPTGCTNSNSINRNIQVSTTPTITTSATPSTLCTNQTSALAATVTMTPFNVNCTPPVSGTTFLPDGSGVSYSTSITTNCYSPSAVVTAATDLTNICLNMEHSYSGDLSMTITCPNGQSIDLITYPSGTGSANLGTPWATGTVDLNSGNTTPGTGANYCFSMTGGTAWATSPVSGGTFPNGNGPGTYTDTYIPAGTYTPMQSFAGLIGCPLNGSWTISVTDHLASDNGYIFSWDLTFNSALYSAPSFTPTIVSQGWTAAPTLSSTGATTANVTPTNQGTPCFTYSVTDNFGCTYTQPQCITVNCGTSLPIGLVSFDATAVNSHSVKLDWETSSEQNNDFFTVERSVNGADGWKEIAIVAGAGNSETPKDYVATDDMPLSGVSYYRLKQTDYNGQERIHDVQSVYIDDSGSGELVIFPNPATDLVTIKGDIVSLSSFQLLNTMGQDIRMDVNSYKQADGTLVLDISSLRSGVYVIKNGSRVYSLIRQ from the coding sequence ATGAAAACAATCTTTACATTACTTCGAACAGCTGTTCTGGGAGGGATCCTCATGTTGAACAGTCAATTTCTACATGCACAAACGGACGAATGTGCAACTGCTCCTGCGTTGGTTGTAGGTACAAGCTGCGGATTAACAAACTGGACCGTTGCGAGTACGTTTACGAATTCGGCGATTGCTTATCCTGCGTGTGCAGGTGGAAGTTTCCGCGACGGATGGTATTCGTTTGTTGCAACCTCAACGACTTCCTATATTAACTGTACCAATAATGACCGTACAATGGCACTGGCTGTTTATTCCAGTTGTGCTGCTGCCAGCTTGCTCGGATGTGCGGATGCGGTTGCTACTACCGGTACAGAATCTCTTACCATTACAACAACAGTAGGAGCAACCTATTATGTACGGATCATTCGAACGAATAACAACAATGCCAATGATATGACCGGAACTATTTGTGTCACATCAACTGTTCCTGCACCTTCCATTACGATGGTTAACGGAAGTACAAGTACTTGCGGGGCAACGTTTTTAGATCCGGGAGGAACGGGGAATTATGCCAATAACTCCAGTTATACCTATACAATCTGTCCTTCTACGGCCGGAGCCCGTTTGAAAGCGATTTTTACAGCTTTTGCTACGGAAAGCGGGTATGACTACCTTTATATCTATGATGGAAACTCAACTGGAGCAACGCTTTTGGGAACATACAGTGGTTCTACAAGTCCGGGAACGGTGCAGGCTTCTGCCGGAAATGCTTCAGGCTGTCTGACTTTCCGTTTCACATCGGATGGTTCTAACGTAGCTGCAGGTTGGTCGGCAAATATTTCTTGCGTGCTCTCCTGTCAATCAATTACATCGAATTGGGTAAGTTCAAATGAAGCCCCCGAACCAGATGGAGTTATTCGTCTTTGTCAGGGGCAAAGTGTTAACCTGGTTGGAAGCGGAACATTCGGTACTTCGGGCACAGGAGCTACGTATGCCTGGAATATGGGGAACGGTGTGACGGTAAGTGGAGCAAATATTAATTACACCTATCCGGCAGTAGGAAGTTACCTGGTTAATCTGATTGTTACGGATCCGACCGGATGTACCAACTCAAATTCAATTAACAGGAATATCCAGGTTTCCACTACACCGACAATTACAACTTCTGCAACACCTTCAACTTTGTGTACGAATCAAACGTCTGCACTGGCAGCAACGGTAACCATGACTCCCTTTAATGTCAACTGTACGCCGCCTGTTTCAGGAACAACCTTCCTGCCGGACGGATCGGGCGTTTCTTATTCAACATCCATTACAACGAATTGTTACAGCCCGAGTGCGGTAGTAACCGCTGCTACGGACCTCACGAATATTTGCTTGAACATGGAGCATTCTTATTCCGGAGATTTATCGATGACCATTACTTGTCCGAACGGACAAAGCATTGACCTGATAACGTATCCTTCCGGAACCGGATCTGCAAATCTTGGAACTCCATGGGCAACGGGTACAGTCGATCTGAACTCCGGAAATACTACTCCGGGAACGGGAGCTAATTACTGTTTCTCTATGACAGGCGGTACGGCATGGGCTACTTCTCCGGTATCGGGCGGAACTTTCCCGAATGGAAACGGGCCGGGAACATATACGGATACTTACATTCCAGCAGGAACCTATACGCCGATGCAGAGTTTCGCCGGTTTGATTGGCTGCCCGCTGAACGGAAGCTGGACTATTTCCGTAACGGATCACCTGGCTTCGGATAACGGATACATTTTTAGCTGGGATCTGACTTTCAACTCGGCATTGTATTCTGCACCGTCATTCACACCTACTATTGTGTCCCAGGGATGGACAGCTGCGCCAACGCTTTCGAGCACAGGGGCAACTACTGCCAATGTAACTCCGACGAACCAGGGAACACCTTGTTTTACCTACAGTGTGACAGACAATTTCGGATGTACATATACACAGCCGCAATGCATTACCGTTAACTGCGGAACGTCTTTACCAATCGGGTTGGTGAGCTTTGATGCTACTGCAGTAAACAGCCATTCGGTGAAACTGGATTGGGAAACAAGTTCCGAGCAGAACAATGATTTCTTTACGGTAGAGCGTTCCGTAAACGGAGCGGATGGCTGGAAGGAGATTGCTATTGTTGCCGGGGCCGGTAACTCGGAAACTCCAAAAGATTATGTTGCGACAGACGATATGCCATTGAGCGGAGTTTCTTATTACCGTTTGAAGCAGACGGATTACAATGGTCAGGAACGAATCCACGACGTGCAGTCCGTTTATATCGATGATTCAGGAAGCGGTGAATTGGTTATCTTCCCGAATCCTGCCACAGACCTGGTTACTATCAAAGGGGATATTGTTTCCTTAAGTTCCTTCCAATTACTGAATACGATGGGGCAGGATATCCGTATGGATGTGAATTCTTATAAACAGGCAGACGGAACACTGGTATTGGATATTTCTTCCTTAAGATCCGGCGTTTATGTGATTAAAAACGGTTCGAGGGTTTATTCATTGATACGTCAATAA